Proteins co-encoded in one Gemmatimonadaceae bacterium genomic window:
- a CDS encoding efflux RND transporter periplasmic adaptor subunit, giving the protein MTDNSNARRSRWRAPLGWIAGALVVAAAVVAAYFGGRRPEPAPTPAPAMAAADTAVGAAAQQPVMLTPAEAHRIGVTYAAATMTPVDHEVRTVGQVAYDERRVSTISSRLDGWVDSLYVNFTGQPVRRGEPTLTIYAPMAVAAEEELVLAKRLQAGVSHGTADAQRGAAELVSGARRRLSYWDIPAAEIAQVESTGVVRKNLTLRSPVSGVVVDKSVVAGQRIMAGDALYRVVDLSRVWIEGEVFERDLPGVRLGQTVDASFEALPGVTRTGRITFIAPTLNAETRTASVRVELTNPGLALKPGMFATLRMTIRGAPNTLSVPRAAVLSTGERNIVFVKRPDGMLEARDVTLGLAGDDRIAVLAGLSLGDTVVTSATFLIDAESNLDEALGGMGNMPGMDVAPAAKAGKAARPDTAPDMPGMPGMKAPTPHDHH; this is encoded by the coding sequence GGCGGCGGTGGTCGCGGCCTACTTCGGAGGACGCCGTCCGGAACCCGCACCCACGCCCGCCCCGGCGATGGCGGCCGCCGACACTGCAGTCGGCGCCGCGGCCCAGCAGCCCGTCATGCTCACGCCGGCCGAAGCCCATCGCATCGGGGTCACGTACGCCGCCGCCACCATGACGCCGGTGGACCACGAAGTGCGCACCGTGGGGCAGGTGGCGTACGACGAGCGGCGGGTCTCGACCATCTCCTCCAGGCTCGACGGCTGGGTGGACTCGCTGTACGTCAACTTCACGGGTCAGCCGGTGCGCCGCGGCGAGCCCACGCTCACGATCTACGCGCCGATGGCCGTGGCCGCCGAGGAGGAGTTGGTGCTCGCCAAGCGGTTGCAGGCGGGCGTGTCGCACGGCACGGCCGACGCCCAGCGGGGCGCCGCCGAGTTGGTGAGCGGCGCCCGCCGGCGCCTGTCGTACTGGGATATCCCGGCCGCCGAGATCGCGCAGGTGGAATCCACCGGCGTCGTGCGCAAGAATCTCACGCTGCGCTCGCCGGTGAGCGGCGTGGTGGTGGACAAGTCGGTGGTGGCCGGCCAGCGCATCATGGCGGGCGACGCGTTGTACCGGGTGGTGGATCTGAGCCGCGTGTGGATCGAGGGCGAGGTGTTCGAGCGCGATCTGCCCGGCGTGCGGCTGGGTCAGACGGTGGACGCCAGCTTCGAGGCGCTGCCGGGCGTGACCCGGACAGGACGGATCACGTTCATCGCGCCCACGCTCAATGCCGAGACCCGCACCGCGAGCGTGCGCGTGGAGCTCACCAATCCCGGGCTCGCCCTCAAGCCGGGCATGTTCGCCACGCTGCGGATGACCATCCGCGGGGCGCCCAACACGCTCAGCGTGCCGCGCGCGGCGGTGCTCTCCACCGGCGAACGCAACATCGTGTTCGTGAAGCGTCCCGACGGCATGCTCGAGGCCCGGGACGTCACGCTCGGGCTCGCCGGCGACGACCGGATCGCCGTGCTCGCCGGGTTGAGCCTCGGCGACACCGTGGTCACCTCGGCCACGTTCCTCATCGATGCCGAGTCGAATCTGGACGAGGCGCTGGGCGGGATGGGGAACATGCCGGGAATGGACGTCGCGCCGGCGGCGAAGGCCGGCAAGGCGGCCAGGCCCGACACCGCGCCCGACATGCCCGGGATGCCCGGCATGAAGGCGCCCACGCCGCACGACCACCATTAG